A portion of the Tamandua tetradactyla isolate mTamTet1 chromosome 16, mTamTet1.pri, whole genome shotgun sequence genome contains these proteins:
- the BSPH1 gene encoding binder of sperm protein homolog 1: MVKQDSKCVFPFYYKNDTFYDCIKFKAKHMWCSVNKTYQGYWKYCGKEDFAQCVFPFWYRRMIYWDCTEDGHAFGKKWCSLTKNYNRDHVWKYC, from the exons ATGGTGAAACAGg ATAGCAAGTGCGTCTTTCCGTTCTACTACAAGAATGACACTTTCTATGATTGCATCAAGTTCAAGGCAAAGCACATGTGGTGCTCAGTAAATAAGACTTACCAAGGCTATTGGAAGTATTGTGGTAAAGAAG ACTTTGCCCAGTGTGTGTTTCCCTTTTGGTACCGACGCATGATCTACTGGGACTGTACCGAAGATGGACATGCATTTGGGAAAAAGTGGTGTTCACTGACCAAGAATTACAACCGGGACCATGTTTGGAAATATTGTTGA